The region GGTGGGGCTACTCCTCTTCGTCGTCGTCAATGCGACGCTCGGTCCAGTATTCGTAGCTGGCGAGCGTTTCGCCGACGGCTTCGGCTAAGGTTTACTCACCCTGCGAAGAATCCATGCCGCGGCGGCGATGATAGTTCCAGAAATTGCACCAAGCAATGAATAGACTAGCCAGGATTCAGGCATGCGGATGAGACTTGCTAGAATCCCCACGACTGTCGCTACACATGCCGTCAAAGAATACAACATAACGGCACGCCAGGTTTTTATTTCCCCTTGTGCTGCAAGGGTGCTGGCTCCGATTGCAACAAGCAGAAAAGTTTCCGCTTGGAGATCGTTGCCAAACAGCCTTGCCGCTATCGACGACACAACGCCTAGCAGGATGCCTACGGCACAACAGGAAGGAAAGCTTGGCATGGACGCAGTGGCCACAGCGGCGGTCTACTCCTCTTCGTCGTCGTCAATACGACGCTCGGTCCAGTATTCGTAGCTGGCGAGCGTTTCGCCGACGGCTTCGTCGGAGGTGAGGCCTTCGACTTGAGGGACTCGGGCAAATTGGTGGTGGGCGTAGATGCCGTCGAACTCGAAGTTTTCGAGGTTGGCCGGAATGTAGTTGCCGTCGATGTAGACGCACAGCTGCCCTTCTTCAAGCCCTTCCATTTCGGTCCGCATGTAATCGATCCAAATCTCGATATCTTCGTCCTCTGGCGGCTCGTCGTAGCGCGTGTCGAGGTCGTGATGGGCCAGTTCTTCCCACGTCAAATCGCAAGGAGCGACGACGGCGAACGTGTAAGCCTTGCGGCACTGGGGACAGATAATCAGCCAGCCGCAGCCACACCAAGGGCAATCGAGTTGACCCGGCGCGGCGACCCAAGTGGGCGTGCATTCACAATGGGAAACCAGATCGTCGTTTGCCTTCTTAAGAAAGAGGCCAGCCTTTTCATTCTTCACTTGCTTGTACCTTTGCGGATACGTTTTCAAACGTTGCAGATTCCCCATCGTAGCGTAGGGTGCGTCTCGACGCACCACGAATCACCCAACCGGAAAACAATAACGGCGCAACGCGCATGACTAGCAGGACAGGTGCGTCGAGACGCACCCTATGTTTTGTGATTGGCACGCAGCTTTTTGAGTTTTATTCGCTGACGAGTCGTGAAACCTGCGTGAAAGTGGCGAGCGACTCGATTTTCGCATTCCCCTCGTCTGGACGTCGGTGCATAATCGGAGGCGTGGATTGCATTGGCCCGCTTTTTCTATTTGACCTACTCATGTCTCGAATGATTCGAACTCTTGTGGTGGCCGTGGTCGTTTCGCTGACCGCCGTCGATCTTGTTTTTGCTCAGCTGAGTGATTCGCCTTGGCTGAATTCGTCGGATATATCGATCCCGGCTGGGGAAAAAGCCCAGATCACTGTCGGCCCCTTCGGCTGCCCTGTGGTGGTCGTCGATCGCGAGGCGTGGCACATCAAGTCGAAGAAGGTCGTCCAAACCATCCCTGGCGATACCGAGATCGGCGAGTATCGCTGTTTGAGTGGCAACGGAATGTACTTCGCCGCCTACGAAGGAACCCACTGGGACAAGGGCAGCAGTATTAACGTCTGGAACCTGGTCACCGGGGAACTTATTTCGCGGGTACCTGGCAAGCAAAGCAGCTACTACCCAGTGATGAAGATCATGTACAACCGCTATCTGCTGGCGGCCCCCAACACCGGACAATCGCTGTTGATCTGGGATATCCAAGAGAGCAAAAAGGTGCGCGACGTACTTTGCCGTACCGAAAACATTGAAGAAGGCCAGCTGACCGTTTCGCCCGATGGCAAGTTCCTGGCATTGGTCGAAGGGGACAAAGTTTCTGTACTGAACTTGGCCGATGGACGCTATGTCGGCAACCTGGCCGCTCCGCTACGTGACCCTAGCAGCACTTACAACTACACGCTGGGCGCCAGTGGCGTGGAAGACCTCGAGTTTTCGCCGGACGGTCAAGAGATGGCGGCGATCTACAACACCTACGGTAGGCAGCGCTTGGTGGTCTGGAATGGTCGCGGCCAGATCATATACGACATCAGCATGTTCATTCCATGGGGACGTTTAAACGAATACAGTCTTTCGTGGTTGCCAGACAAGAAGGGCTGGATCGTCGATGGAAATGTGATTCATCGCGACTCGAAGAAGACGACGGTTCAGTTCAAGCGACCCCGCTACGATACGGACGAAATTGGCGTGCTGGATCAATACTTTGTGATCGGTCGCTTCGGGGAAGATGCCGAGTCGATCACGATGATCGGGATTCCTTGGGAAGAAGTCGACCGTTCGTTCGAGGCGATGGAATCGGTCGAGAATGCGATCCTTGGCCCCGGCGTGAAGGTCTCGTTGATGGTTTACATGCGTGGCCAGACTGGCGAAACGATCAACAAGGCCCGAGCCGCGATCGGCGATGCGATTGTGGCTCGCCTGAAAGCGGACAAGATGTTGTTCGCGCCAGACCAGGAGGTCTACCTCCGCTTCAACTGCGAACCAGCGTCGCTCGAACATTCTTACGGCGTCGCAAAGCTCGACTTATTCATCAAGGGCTCCGACGAACCGATTTGGTCGCACGAGTTTACCAGTGGCAGTTCGCGTAGCTTCCTGCAAGGACTCGACGGAGGCACCATCGCCGACGGAGCGACCGAATCGCTTGCTCGCGAGATCGCCCTGATCCAGATCCCTTACTTCATTCCCCGCACGGCGGAACATTTACCGCTGCCGCTGGTGATTCAGTAGATCCTGCGATGGGCTGGTACCGATTTTTAACTCGGTATCGGCGTAATCGACAAGATGCCATTGCAAGCAGTCGGACCTGAGAGTCACGCTTCTATGCGGACGCTAGCCGCATTCCATGGCTTCCTGTGGTCTTCGGCCATCCGAGATTAAAACCGAGACCATCCGACGAATGCAAAGTGATAAAGCAATGCGTTGGGCTTAAGCCTTCCGCGTCGGGAATGGAATGACTTCT is a window of Bremerella sp. TYQ1 DNA encoding:
- a CDS encoding WD40 repeat domain-containing protein produces the protein MSRMIRTLVVAVVVSLTAVDLVFAQLSDSPWLNSSDISIPAGEKAQITVGPFGCPVVVVDREAWHIKSKKVVQTIPGDTEIGEYRCLSGNGMYFAAYEGTHWDKGSSINVWNLVTGELISRVPGKQSSYYPVMKIMYNRYLLAAPNTGQSLLIWDIQESKKVRDVLCRTENIEEGQLTVSPDGKFLALVEGDKVSVLNLADGRYVGNLAAPLRDPSSTYNYTLGASGVEDLEFSPDGQEMAAIYNTYGRQRLVVWNGRGQIIYDISMFIPWGRLNEYSLSWLPDKKGWIVDGNVIHRDSKKTTVQFKRPRYDTDEIGVLDQYFVIGRFGEDAESITMIGIPWEEVDRSFEAMESVENAILGPGVKVSLMVYMRGQTGETINKARAAIGDAIVARLKADKMLFAPDQEVYLRFNCEPASLEHSYGVAKLDLFIKGSDEPIWSHEFTSGSSRSFLQGLDGGTIADGATESLAREIALIQIPYFIPRTAEHLPLPLVIQ